One Dermatophagoides farinae isolate YC_2012a chromosome 1, ASM2471394v1, whole genome shotgun sequence genomic region harbors:
- the vir gene encoding VIR_N domain-containing protein, translating to MNIEHSSGSNIYYGNINSNDPVLKILFLDTFSPPNIANDSEDTSDKKEPNVGIVRFSSNVVIREIRIIPLSTLVSGESLRNVHLGATAPSSFDIHFYVHEIKAKESSTFLDIGCFSYKEHESHIFKPAVSFVTDGLLLRGHFQSVTLAVLGEVTNLSSLSNKESTASKKSNDVNIDNNDDSRANHFDGLIVEIKEPDDTQDHLETELDKHICDPLPSINDDNISATTSAKSQHLVQDVHSLSPSPENVTRILSPSPSRHHYGGLSTSPPASTLKSHSNSSRENQSRITTGKKSASHKDYVEDDEDDDDVHNDRKKYRPLSSRSSTSSISPSSNNYPLKSRITYSSSSIADKNSYTKSGSLSDRRHRSSVERESNSTPSSSHHHHYRSERYNNSPSAYEKYYSSQRDYHHEHHSRRSREHSSSATTTLTSRSSKYRSSTNKYTHDPYRTRSTSKDVDSDYEHRQHRSSLYGTNIDRSRLSLNRHHEMDNNYDDDDDDDNDYRRRRQQHRNRSISLEKQNRDNSSHSRSNIHRGGSRGNSRDNDNYSKTINSCSTRTRNNTSGSYIDSYSDNNNRDLISPKSSFTSNKYRSYSHHSSGHMRSRSRERSRSLSPMTVSSGGGNYRNKRDHSHLGTSSQHDRDSNSRDHDDSIDSPNRKKSRYNTLMNMNIASPSCDSGSSPISVASQHTESMHYTNDCGKGPDDNQRTSSKAEIESIASPVSPIDDDSTMNMIELNDSQSSPNAQPQSITSPSPLGNISPHSSISNISLDQFDCDSKTTNAEISNDNIDNDVINDMENDTENVDKNSSDICKNENNGDGESIVSKDDAPKELFEPLSGSDMDDDFDDNFEQISTSSDVDADILDDNQNRDKTCNEKAELEIISSDEEYADDLNAALASDKVEYAKNYLDTTCAGGKYDDDEMDSALDLNKNLFDPLVSNQLCTLKFPFNSNKTTTFIDLKLFSSIIEFIHENFSNLYSVHEEQNRRIFIQEDWVKNVEKLAIDIMKLTCPIYYSFNEDWENVSGTSEQDFENLIPMLISITKDGLDFNLALAQKQTPYKVRHLKAGIKLLIALFSSFDIRSSSTINENENAILFKRLLEENLPYDLLSLYDKPFFTLPLRLLILNGLIVICDHAEGVDYLCHRKFQWTNNLDQTIMNEHNDKKMPPFDVVNMKDATCYQYILSLIIKPQHSRLTSVFEELLNKIHLYELFEMFATDVNNDDDQLLCNLTTDKLDSFHAMLSQMITYFEIISNRIHRPLRLLPNVCQYEIKTAVNASVPLLLLSTSNSRVPDVPNTDQFDYIHDRFHCKQTYCSSSKIGFYAQKSFYRFFKHFNLFDALIRFLKFLKTSDHTSNAHQDFICGKILKLLDIITSHQQGLKFLLEDQLNVDKVNSIHSILTDFSSKHDQCGQKFVDFGIKFVTRLYTFNLIDKILYNIYSFQRENLKKTTTQNILVDPSKNTEVINSLLRLFMMVHFEKAMFRDVVVSILTLEHNFDAVHSFIIPITSQFDPTNAHFFNEKISNMDPTSFIYATRIAIACVQYLPEKNLLHFYEIYGKSLLKNSENVQTFVQNSLIKLHRSDIFQSHALKYSMLTNWILPLKNDNFNSHDELTLRKFVTILKKHHDAFQEKIQTIENFHDRVFFIEPELVTAIKILVALCDPKANYMKNNDPDIQLKYKYALVSCYSFDCTTYLLTLLEAVVETCERPSHRTFAHTFSDSYINLYVKNYLKIVTNNSSNQQSHHQQYKAHSLQQLNNSILNQGSLALEFIRPSVRFLQLILNNLTQSLGHRFNDSTPIPVLLKLYNMLSYFPSNTDDKELEFNTKKSAQLIQQQIIDMILSFYTAVYVEHSESLRKSVWTKMLKHVFEFISFAPKYFVSGLEILSKILPTPLPLMMNKSLNDRDTSIIINYRKLWSAHLHYFSDDIENMFTYLLLSNCSSLQKLLRIVCYKMCDLFTTTVLTVTKSITEFLVHTLCDIVDSKFRSSIDDSMIKYHSDNCGKIINFILDLFSSSLSFRIGILNAFYWFATSFDVVHKNSKIHKLFHRMFFYLNRKKFDRNFNITSRTFVTEILCDTETPDDDDFLSLFNHFFDADDNAVLALKTFKFSDKLTSKFFVSCSQSLNKYFNDRKVYIICNGQPNNIKDKTEKESKIKEEDEIMDVCKSVLKDNDIIYGHQFSQLSIDCRMPEQWPSLIESQTNHRSMVEFGMKKINCFDLTKKYLKLDCEGFLKNLNNYYSPIVELPETPDKSTEDSVTKLSNMNPQPKRSTLRGRGRPYGHRGDPFRSRPPNTSRPPSMHVDDFVAMEQRSDTLVVSNKNRSNHSISHHNSNVISTHSGNSSTISLYGGKHSDYIRKKNFNSHSSSPYHSSYSNSIKMNNNNNNNNNNLNNNSSLHFGK from the exons ATGAACATTGAACATAGCAGCGGCAGCAACATTTATTACGGCAACATCAATTCCAATGATCCTGTATTAAAGATTCTTTTTCTGGACACATTTTCTCCGCCAAACATTGCTAATGATTCTGAAGATACAAGTGACAAAAAGGAACCAAACGTTGGTATCGTACGATTCTCTTCTAATGTAGTCATTCGTGAGATAAGAATAAttccattatcaacattagtTTCTGGCGAAAGTCTTCGAAATGTTCATCTTGG agCAACTGCACCCTCTTCATTTGACATACATTTTTATGTGCACGAGATAAAAGCAAAAGAATCTTCCACCTTTTTGGACATTGGATG TTTCTCCTACAAAGAACATGAAAGCCACATATTCAAACCGGCTGTTTCTTTTGTTACGGATGGCCTATTGTTGCGtggtcattttcaatcagtTACATTAGCCGTTCTAGGTGAAGTAACTAACTTATCATCTTTATCAAATAAAGAATCAACTGCatccaaaaaatcaaatgatgtaaatattgataataatgacgattCTAGAGCTAACCATTTCGATGGTCTTATCGTCGAAATTAAAGAACCGGATGATACTCAAGATCATTTGGAAACAGAATTAGACAAACACATTTGTGACCCTTTGCCATCgattaatgatgacaacattTCGGCGACCACATCAGCTAAATCTCAACATCTTGTTCAGGATGTTCATTCCTTATCACCTAGTCCGGAAAATGTAACACGTATACTATCGCCATCACCATCGCGTCACCATTATGGTGGCCTATCCACAAGTCCACCAGCGTCGACTTTGAAAAGTCATTCCAATTCATCACGAGAGAATCAATCGAGAATAACAACCGGGAAAAAATCCGCAAGCCACAAAGACTATGTCGaggatgatgaagatgatgatgatgtgcaCAATGATCGAAAGAAATATCGTCCACTTTCATCAAGATCATCCACAAGTTCTATCTCACCGAGCAGTAATAATTATCCACTCAAAAGTCGTATCAcctattcatcatcatcaattgctgataaaaattcatatacAAAAAGCGGATCATTATCTGACCGACGACATCGATCTAGTGTTGAAAGAGAATCGAATTCCACGCCATCGtctagtcatcatcatcactatcgcAGTGAACGTTATAATAATTCTCCATCCgcatatgaaaaatattattcCTCCCAAcgagattatcatcatgaacacCATTCGAGAAGATCGAGAGAACATTCATCTTCAGCAACAACCACCCTAACCAGtcgatcatcaaaatatcgTTCTAGTACAAATAAATATACACATGATCCTTATCGCACACGTAGCACAAGTAAAGATGTTGACAGTGATTATgaacatcgacaacatcgTTCATCCCTTTATGGAACAAATATTGATCGTTCAAGATTGAGCCTTAACCGGCATCATGAAATGgacaataattatgatgatgatgatgatgatgacaatgattataGGCGACgccgacaacaacatcgcAATCGAAGTATCAGTCTTGAAAAACAGAATCGTGATAATAGTTCACACAGCCGAAGTAACATACATCGTGGTGGTAGTCGTGGCAATAGCCGtgataatgacaattatTCCAAAACAATTAATTCGTGTTCAACCAGGACACGTAATAATACTTCTGGTAGCTATATAGATAGCTacagtgataataataatcgtgaTTTAATTTCGCCTAAATCATCTTTCACATCAAATAAATATCGCAGCTattctcatcattcatcTGGTCATATGCGATCTCGATCAAGAGAGCGTTCACGATCATTATCACCGATGACAGTGtcaagtggtggtggtaattaTCGCAATAAACGTGATCATTCACATCTAGGCACATCTTCGCAGCATGATCGGGATTCAAATTCTcgtgatcatgatgattcaatagaTTCGCCAAATCGTAAAAAATCTCGATACAATACactgatgaatatgaatattgCTTCACCTAGTTGTGATAGTGGTTCATCACCAATTTCCGTTGCAAGTCAACATACTGAAAGCATGCACTATACTAATGATTGTGGTAAAGGTCCGGACGATAATCAACGTACTTCTTCTAAAGCAGAGATCGAAAGTATTGCTTCACCCGTATCaccaatcgatgatgattcaactatgaatatgattgaattaaacgattcacaatcatcaccaaacGCACAACCACAATCAATTACATCGCCATCACCTCTGGGGAACATATCGCcacattcatcaatatcgaaTATATCTttggatcaatttgattgtgattctaaaacaacaaatgcaGAAATatctaatgataatatcgACAATGATGTTATCAATGATATGGAAAATGACACAGAAAATGTCGATAAAAATAGTAGTGACAtatgtaaaaatgaaaataatggtgatggcgAATCGATTGTATCCAAAGATGATGCTCCTAAGGAATTGTTCGAGCCACTTTCCGGATCcgatatggatgatgattttgacgATAATTTTGAACAGATTAGTACATCTTCCGATGTTGATGCGGACATTttggatgataatcaaaaccGTGATAAAACCTGCAATGAAAAAGCTGAACTTGAAATAATTAGTAGTGATGAAGAATATGCCGATGATTTGAATGCGGCATTAGCCTCGGATAAAGTGGAATATGCTAAAAACTATTTGGATACCACTTGCGCTGGTGGTAAatacgatgacgatgaaatgGATAGTGCGTTggatttgaacaaaaatcttttcgACCCGTTGGTTTCCAATCAATTGTGTACATTGAAATTTCCTTTCAATAGTAATAAAACGACAACATTCATTGATCTTAAATTGTTCAGCTCGATCATTGAGTTCATAcacgaaaatttttccaatctaTATTCCGTACATGAAGAACAAAATCGtcgaatttttattcaagaaGATTGGGTgaaaaatgtagaaaaattGGCTATTGACATAATGAAACTAACCTGTCCAatatattattcattcaacgaGGATTGGGAAAACGTTTCCGGTACCTCTGAACaagattttgaaaatttgattcctATGCTAATTTCAATTACCAAAGATGGACTTGATTTTAATCTTGCACTTGCACAGAAACAAACTCCTTATAAAGTTCGCCATTTAAAAGCTGGAATCAAATTGCTAATTGCATTGTTTAGCTCATTTGACatacgttcatcatcaacaatcaatgaaaatgaaaatgcaaTTCTATTCAAACGATTGTTAGAAGAAAATTTACCATACGATTTACTTTCCCTATATGACAAACCATTCTTTACACTACCGCTCAGGTTATTAATTCTGAATGGATTGATTGTTATCTGTGATCATGCTGAAGGTGTTGACTATTTGTGTCatcgaaaatttcaatggacCAATAATCTTGATCAAACTATCATGAATGAACACAACGACAAGAAAATGCCACCATTTGACGTGGTAAATATGAAAGATGCTACATgttatcaatatattttatcattgattataaaaCCACAACATTCACGTCTAACATCGGTGTTTGAAGAATTActgaacaaaattcatttatatgaattgtttgaaatgtttGCCACCGatgttaataatgatgatgatcaattattatgCAATTTGACAACCGACAAATTGGATTCGTTCCATGCAATGTTATCTCAAATGATCACctattttgaaattatttctaATCGCATACATCGGCCATTACGTTTGCTGCCTAATGTTTGCCAATATGAGATTAAAACTGCTGTTAATGCTTCGGTTCCGTTACTCTTACTTTCTACATCGAATTCTCGTGTACCGGATGTGCCCAATactgatcaatttgattatataCATGATCGTTTCCATTGTAAACAAAcatattgttcatcatcgaaaattgGATTTTATGCCCAAAAATCTTTCTATcgttttttcaaacattttaacCTATTCGATGctttgattcgttttttgAAGTTCCTTAAAACATCCGATCATACGAGTAATGCACATCAAGATTTTATTTGTGggaaaatattaaaattgtTAGACATTATCACCTCACATCAGCAAGGATTGAAATTTCTGTTGGAAGATCAATTAAATGTTGATAAAGtaaattcgattcattcaatattgactgatttttcatcaaaacatGATCAATGTGGACAAAAATTTGTCGATTTTGGCATCAAATTCGTCACAAG aTTGTatacattcaatttgatagACAAAATACTCTACAATATATATTCGTTTCAAAGGGAAAACTTGAAGAAAACGACCACACAAAATATACTAGTTGATCCTTCTAAAAATACTGAAGTCATTAATTCGTTATTGCGATTGTTCATGATGGTACATTTTGAAAAAGCTATGTTTCGTGATGTGGTCGTTTCTATTCTTACATTGGAGCACAATTTTGATgctgttcattcattcataataccAATTACTTCACAATTTGATCCAACCAAtgctcattttttcaatgaaaagaTTTCGAATATGGATCCAACATCATTCATCTATGCAACCAGAATTGCGATCGCCTGTGTTCAATATCTACCAGAAAAGAATCTATTACATTTTTATGAAATCTACGgtaaatcattattaaagaACAGTGAAAATGTACAGACATTCGTACAGAATTCGTTGATCAAATTACATCGATCAGATATATTCCAAAGTCATGCTTTGAAATATTCGATGCTTACTAATTGGATATTgccattgaaaaatgataatttcaattcacaCGATGAATTGACATTACGAAAATTTGTGACCATTCTGAAAAAACATCATGATGCTTTTcaggaaaaaattcaaacaattgaaaatttccatgatcgagttttttttatcgaacCAGAACTTGTTACTGCCATCAAAATATTGGTTGCATTATGCGATCCAAAAGCCAACTATATGAAGAATAATGATCCTgatattcaattaaaatataaatatgcTTTGGTCTCGTGTTATAGTTTTGATTGTACTACTTATTTGTTGACACTATTAGAAGCAGTTGTCGAAACATGTGAGAGACCGTCACACCGTACATTTGCTCATACGTTCAGTGATTCGTATATAAATTTGTACGTAaagaattatttgaaaatagtTACTAACAATAGTAGTAATCAacaatcacatcatcaacagtaCAAGGCACATTCATTGCAACAACtcaacaattcaattctaaATCAAGGATCACTAGCTCTTGAATTTATTCGACCAAGCGTACGATTTCTACAGTTGATTCTAAACAATTTAACTCAATCGCTTGGCCATcgtttcaatgattcaacaCCGATTCCAGTATTGCTCAAACTTTACAATATGTTGTCATATTTTCCATCTAATACAGATGATAAGGAATTAGAATTCAACACGAAAAAATCTGCTCAATTGATTCAACAGCAAATAATCGACATGATTCTATCTTTCTATACAGCTGTTTATGTGGAACATTCTGAATCATTACGTAAATCTGTATGgacaaaaatgttgaaacatGTTTtcgaattcatttcatttgcgCCGAAATATTTTGTATCAGGCTTAGaaatattatcaaaaatattgCCCACACCATTaccgttgatgatgaataaatcacTAAACGACAGAGATAcatcaattataatcaattatcGTAAATTGTGGTCCGCAcatcttcattattttagtgatgatattgaaaatatgTTCACTTATCTGCTGTTATCAAATTGTTCGTCCTTGCAAAAATTATTACGTATTGTTTGCTATAAAATGTGCGATCTGTTTACCACAACCGTTCTCACTGTTACAAAATCTATCACTGAATTTCTCGTTCATACTTTGTGTGATattgttgattcaaaattccgatcatcgatcgatgattcaatgatcaaatatCATAGCGATAATTGTgggaaaattatcaattttattctggATTTATTCAGTTCGAGCTTATCATTTAGAATCGGCATCCTGAATGCCTTTTATTGGTTTGCCACCAGTTTTGATGTGGTTcataaaaattccaaaatacATAAGCTTTTCCACAGAATGTTTTTCTATctcaatagaaaaaaatttgacagaAATTTTAACATTACTAGTCGAACCTTCGTAACG GAAATCTTGTGCGATACAGAAACCCcagatgatgacgatttcCTCTCcttattcaatcatttttttgatgctGACGACAATGCTGTTTTGGCATTGAAAACGTTTAAATTTTCAGACAAACTtacatcaaaatttttcgtaTCGTGTTCTCAATCATTGAACAAATATTTCAACGACCGTAAAGTTTATATCATTTGCAACGGTCAGCCAAATAACATAAAAGATAAAACTGAGAAAGAATCGAAAATCAAAGAGGAAGATGAAATTATGGATGTATGTAAATCGGTTCTTAAGGATAATGACATTATATATGGTCATCAATTTAGTCAACTATCAATCGATTGCCGAATGCCTGAGCAATGGCCATCATTAATCGAAAGTCAAACGAATCATCGGTCAATGGTAGAatttggaatgaaaaaaattaattgctTTGATTTAACTAAAAAATATCTGAAACTCGACTGCGAAGGATTCCTCAAAAATctcaataattattattcaccaaTTGTTGAATTACCTGAAACACCCGACAAATCCACCGAAGATTCTGTTACAAAATTGAGCAACATGAATCCGCAACCAAAACGTAGTACACTGAGAGGTCGAGGAAGGCCATACGGACACCGTGGTGATCCATTCCGATCTCGACCACCAAACACATCAAGACCACCATCAAtgcatgttgatgattttgtagCCATGGAACAACGATCAGATACATTAGTAGTTAGCAATAAAAATCGTTCAAACCATTCAATTTCACATCATAATTCCAATGTAATATCAACACATTCAGGAAATAGCAGTACAATATCATTATATGGTGGTAAACATTCGGATTATATAcgtaagaaaaatttcaactcCCATTCATCATCTCCCTATCATTCGAGCTATTCAAATTcgattaaaatgaataataacaacaacaacaataataataatctgaaTAATAACTCTTCCTTACATTTTGGTAAATAA
- the Aprt gene encoding adenine phosphoribosyltransferase, which yields MNDQKHNQPNDGDDIQKRLDRIKMNVKSFPDFPKSGIIFRDIFPLFHDPSLIDDVLYILKHHIKNNIKNYDTIIGLESRGFLIGPLLAYELRVPFVPIRKAGKLPGKVESIAYELEYGSDKFEIQIDSVKPNSNCIIVDDLLATGGSARSAVELIRKCGSNIVNVIVLIELIDLKGRLQYPEPTFSLVKF from the exons ATGAATGACCAAAAACATAACCAACCAAATGATGGTGACGATATACAAAAACGTTTGGATcgaattaaaatgaatgtgaaaagtTTTCCAGATTTTCCTAAATCCGGTATCATATTTCG AGATATATTCCCGTTGTTTCATGATCCTAGCCTAATTGATGACGTTTTATACATACTGAAACATCATattaaaaacaatataaaaaattacGACACTATTATTGGCCTTGAATCTCGTGGATTTCTAATTGGTCCATTATTAGCTTATGAACTTAGAGTACCTTTTGTACCCATACGAAAAGCTGGAAAACTACCAGGTAAAGTGGAATCAATAGCCTATGAATTGGAATATGGTTCAGACAAATTCGAAATACAAATTGATTCGGTGAAACCAAATTCCAATTGTATTATTGTCGATGATTTACTTGCAACCGGTGGTTCGGCACGTTCGGCCGTCGAATTAATTAGAAAATGTGGCTCAAACATTGTAAATGTTATCGTTTTAATCGAATTAATTGATCTTAAAGGTCGGCTACAGTATCCAGAGCCAACATTTTCATtagtaaaattttaa
- the LOC124491453 gene encoding uncharacterized protein LOC124491453: MGDNHYNKYSNEFQPPSHYQVKANVASNNGSNQQFSYDVNAASHYHHSMVGAIGTPGFESNTHLSSLSNCVKRLQTQLNQYLTKIIDEGSDGPTNYNLGSGEVLNSHLMEQYSTSGGGGGTVTTTTSGTTSPITGVATAPSMPINPSGHSSYGHQTISAIAADPAAVNNGYSYYSNYPTNYPAYPTGPNPYHPHTHHHPAMTSAVDYYNQQSHHLLQQQQPLPPPPPSSYANFQEPKSKKQKNK, encoded by the coding sequence ATGGGTgacaatcattataataaatatagCAATGAATTTCAACCACCATCACATTATCAAGTGAAAGCCAATGTTGCATCGAACAATGGttcaaatcaacaatttaGCTATGATGTTAATGCAGCcagtcattatcatcattcaatggtTGGAGCAATCGGAACGCCCGGTTTCGAATCAAATACACATCTAAGTTCCTTGTCAAATTGTGTGAAACGTTTACAAacacaattgaatcaatatttgacaaaaataattgatgaagGATCGGATGGACCTACTAATTATAATCTTGGTTCAGGTGAAGTACTAAACAGCCATCTTATGGAACAGTATTCAACATCTGGAGGGGGAGGAGGAACAGTAACGACGACAACATCAGGAACAACATCGCCTATTACCGGTGTAGCTACGGCACCATCAATGCCAATAAATCCATCCGGTCATAGTTCATATGGTCATCAGACGATTTCGGCCATAGCCGCAGATCCAGCTGCAGTCAATAATGGCTATAGCTATTATAGTAACTATCCGACAAATTATCCGGCCTATCCAACCGGACCAAATCCTTACCATCCTcatacacatcatcatccagcAATGACATCGGCTgtagattattataatcaacaatcacatcatcttttacaacaacaacagccacttccaccaccaccaccatcatcatatgcaAATTTTCAAGAACCAAAgagcaaaaaacaaaaaaataaatga
- the LOC124491665 gene encoding uncharacterized protein LOC124491665, whose protein sequence is MTTTNTEELSLFNNLIEMAAVEAQTKTEHYNEIMNCGHNDDYDEGYSSKYNLDLVDFMSNDGTSSLNHPSNQQMIDKDNLSSSHRSINNSSQINSYNPQYSMLSLSKSQIRPELYQLAFDVQMDHDDHDEDDDDQQASSSDWSTVIIDESPITSYPQPIKSSKLRNTEPRTLVVTHDPKIGQNRTGIWMTKATQFYPTASSFIRGTNMVTSQPVCCCCIM, encoded by the exons atgacgaCAACAAATACAGAAGAATTAAGCTTGTTCAACAATTTAATCGAAATGGCTGCTGTTGAAgcacaaacaaaaactgaACACTACAATGAAATCATGAATTGTggacataatgatgattatgatgaaggATATTCATCGAAATATAATTTAGATTTGGTCGATTTCATGTCAAATGATGGTACgtcatcattaaatcatccatcaaatcaacaaatgataGACAAAgacaatttatcatcatcgcatCGATCCATAAACAATTCATCGCAAATTAATTCATATAATCCACAATATTCAATGTTAAGTTTATCAAAAAGTCAGATTAGACCAGAATTATATCAATTGGCATTCGATGTTCAAATGGATCATGATGAccatgatgaggatgatgatgatcaacaagcGAGCAGTAGTGATTGGTCAACAGTCATCATTGATG aatCGCCGATTACAAGTTATCCTCAACCGATAAAATCATCGAAATTAAGGAATACGGAACCAAGAACCTTAGTAGTGACACATGATCCGAAAATTGGCCAAAATCGTACAGGAATATGGATGACAAAAGCAACTCAATTCTATCCGACCGCTTCATCATTCATACGTGGTACAAATATGGTTACATCACAACCagtttgttgctgttgtattatgtga